The genomic stretch CTATCTGAAAGAAGCCGTAGCCGATCTGGAATCGCAGGGCGTAAACAAGATCGTGCTCCTGTCCCATGTGGGCTTGCCAAGAGACCAGGAAATCGCCGCAGCGGTGAACGGCATTGATGTGATTGTAGGCGGCCATAGCCACACGCTCTTGTCGAACACTGCCGAGGGTGCTGCAGGTCCTTACCCGCTCATGGTCAAGAACCCGGCCGGTCAGGACGTTCCGATTGTTCAGGCCTACGCCTATTCCAAATATCTTGGCGATCTGACCGTCACTTTCGATGATGCAGGTGTGGTAACCGCAGCAACGGGTGACACCAGGCTTCTTGACGCCTCGGTGACACCGGATGCAGCGTTTGAAACACGGGTTGCGGAGCTGGCAGGTCCGATCGAAGAGCTGAAGCAGAAGGAAATCGGTGAAACGACAGCAGCAATCGAAGGCTCGCGTGACGTTTGCCGTGCCACCGAATGCGCCATGGGCAACCTGGTTGCCGACGCCATGGTCGACCGCCTGAAGGATCAGGGCATCACGATTGCCATCCAGAACGGCGGGGGCCTGCGTGCTTCGATCGACGCGGGAACCGTGACCATGGGCGAAGTCCTGACGGTTCTGCCCTTCCAGAACACGCTCGCCTCCTTCCAGATCAAGGGCTCCGACATCGTAACCGCTCTTGAGAATGGCGTGAGCCAGGTGGAAGAAGGTGCAGGCAGATTCACACAGGTGTCCGGCCTCAAATACAGCTTCGACAAGTCGAAACCGGCTGGCAGCCGCATTGTCTCGGTGGAGGTCAAGGAAGGCGACAGCTTCGTGCCGCTCGATCCTGAGAAGCTCTATGGTGTAGCCACCAACAACTATATGCGCGGCGGTGGTGATGGGTTCGACATCTTCGAAACGGCCGGCATGAATGCCTATGACTTCGGCCCTGGGCTGGAGACAGTTGTGGCTGATTACATCACCAAGAACAGCCCCTACACGCCTTACACCGACGGCCGCATCACGGAGGTTGCATCTGCGGCACCTGCGCAAGCTGCCCCTGCCGAGACCGCTCCAGCCGCGGAAGCAGCACCGGCGGCGGCAGCCACAGAAGCCGCAGCGCCCGCCGCAGAGCCTGCCGCCGCAACCACCTATGTCGTTGTCGCTGGTGACAATCTTTGGAAGATCGCTGCCGCGACCTATGGTGATGGCAACATGTGGAGAAAGATCGCCGAAGCCAATGGCCTTTCCCGCCCCAGCATGCTTGAAGTGGGCATGGAACTGACCCTGCCAGCAAACTGACACCTTCGGGACTGTTTGCCGCAGATACTGAGCCGGTCCGGACTTTTACGGGCCGGCTTTTCCTTTTATCAGATGATCTTAGACATAGTCCGCGACGTATTGGCTGAATACAGAACCTGCAGGATGACACAATGACCGAAATGCCCGCCCACTGGCCGTCTGACCATCCGAAAGTCAATTTTGGAAAGGTCGGCGTTCTTCTTGTTAATCTCGGAACGCCCGACGGCACAGACTATAAATCGATGCGTCGCTATCTGGAGGAATTCCTGACGGACCGGCGCGTCATCGAATGGTCGCGTCTCCTCTGGTATCCCATCCTTTACGGTATTGTCTTGAACAAGCGACCGCAGAAGGTCGGCAAGGCCTATGAGGAGATCTGGAACAAGGAACTCGATGAAAGCTATCTTCGGACCTACACCCGAAGTCAGGCAGAGAAGATGGCGGAAAGTTTCAAAGACATTCCCCATGTTCATGTCGACTGGGCGATGCGCTACGGTCAGCCGGCCATCCAGAAGAAGATGGAAGAGATGCAGAAGGCCGGATGCGAGAAGATCCTCGTTTTCCCGCTCTATCCGCAATATGCAGCCGCAACAACGGCAACCGTGAATGACGAGGCCTTCAAGGCGCTTCTCAAGATGCGCTGGCAGCCGGCGTTGAGAACCGTTCCCCGCTATCACGACGACCCCGTCTATATCGACGCCCTCGCCTGCTCCATCGAGAAGCACCTTGCGACACTCGATTGGGAACCAGAGCTCGTGATCACCTCCTATCACGGCATCCCGAAGTCTTACTTCATGAAGGGCGATCCCTATCACTGCCAATGCTACAAGACCTCACGCCTCCTGCGCGATCGTCTCGGCTGGGAGAAGGATCGTCTGATGGTGACCTTCCAGTCGCGCTTTGGTCCTGAAGAATGGCTGCAGCCCTATACGGACAAGACCGTGGAGAAACTCGCCAAGGAAGGCACAAAGCGACTTGCCATTATCAACCCCGGCTTTGTTTCGGACTGCCTTGAGACGCTTGAAGAAATCGCGGGCGAAGCCGGCGAGGAATTCCTCCACAATGGCGGCGAGAAGTTCACCCATATTCCCTGTCTGAACGATAGCGATGACGGCATGCGCGTTCTTGAACACCTCGTCCGTCAGGAGCTTCAGGGCTGGATCTGACCCGAATGTTGTCTGGCGGATGCAAAAGATCCGCCAGACTGATGATCCGATCAGAAGCCTCGCCTATTTCCCCAAAGCAAGACATGCAGCTGCGGCAAGACTGTTGCAGCAAACCAGCGATCGGCAATCACCCGATCAACCAGCCAATGCATCCGCTCCATAATGCCGTTCAGGTCGATAGCTGCATCCTCGGCACCGGGCGCCGGCGGCGTATGGTTTCCAGGTTGGCAAATCATCGTCCATACCTTTTCGCAAGCCATTGACACAGCCTTCTGCAGCCCAAGCCATTCCCAAGCAAACCAATCATGCACTCAACCATAGACAGCAGTGTTTGAGCACCCAAAGAACCCCATGTTTTAAGGGGTTTTCTGGCCCGTCACCTCGACGATTGCGACACTGGCGAGAGGCATTGGAGTTGAGTTTTACAACCTGATTCCCAATGCAAGAGGCTTCATAACCCATTGATAAAAGTAGAT from Peteryoungia desertarenae encodes the following:
- a CDS encoding 5'-nucleotidase C-terminal domain-containing protein, with amino-acid sequence MFRQLRIGLLSASVLAISAGGAFADFELNILHINDLHSRIEPINRFDSTCSAEDIAEAKCFGGIARVKSAIDARRAELAGKNVLTLDAGDQFQGSLFYTTYKSGPIAEFMNGIGFDAMAVGNHEFDDGPEELAKFIDALQFPMISGNTLAGLNTPIADKIQPYIIKEFGTEKVAVVSVLATDTDETSSPGDSVLFVDEITYLKEAVADLESQGVNKIVLLSHVGLPRDQEIAAAVNGIDVIVGGHSHTLLSNTAEGAAGPYPLMVKNPAGQDVPIVQAYAYSKYLGDLTVTFDDAGVVTAATGDTRLLDASVTPDAAFETRVAELAGPIEELKQKEIGETTAAIEGSRDVCRATECAMGNLVADAMVDRLKDQGITIAIQNGGGLRASIDAGTVTMGEVLTVLPFQNTLASFQIKGSDIVTALENGVSQVEEGAGRFTQVSGLKYSFDKSKPAGSRIVSVEVKEGDSFVPLDPEKLYGVATNNYMRGGGDGFDIFETAGMNAYDFGPGLETVVADYITKNSPYTPYTDGRITEVASAAPAQAAPAETAPAAEAAPAAAATEAAAPAAEPAAATTYVVVAGDNLWKIAAATYGDGNMWRKIAEANGLSRPSMLEVGMELTLPAN
- the hemH gene encoding ferrochelatase, with translation MTEMPAHWPSDHPKVNFGKVGVLLVNLGTPDGTDYKSMRRYLEEFLTDRRVIEWSRLLWYPILYGIVLNKRPQKVGKAYEEIWNKELDESYLRTYTRSQAEKMAESFKDIPHVHVDWAMRYGQPAIQKKMEEMQKAGCEKILVFPLYPQYAAATTATVNDEAFKALLKMRWQPALRTVPRYHDDPVYIDALACSIEKHLATLDWEPELVITSYHGIPKSYFMKGDPYHCQCYKTSRLLRDRLGWEKDRLMVTFQSRFGPEEWLQPYTDKTVEKLAKEGTKRLAIINPGFVSDCLETLEEIAGEAGEEFLHNGGEKFTHIPCLNDSDDGMRVLEHLVRQELQGWI